One window of Pectobacterium carotovorum genomic DNA carries:
- the fldA gene encoding flavodoxin FldA, with protein MALIGIFFGSDTGNTENIAKTIQQQLGTNVADVHDIAKSSKEDLEGFDILLLGIPTWYYGEAQCDWDDFFPSLEEVDFTGKLVALFGCGDQEDYAEYFCDAMGTIRDIIEPRGATIVGHWPTEGYYFEASKGLADDNHFIGLAIDEDRQPELTSERVTTWVKQISDELNLKELVG; from the coding sequence ATGGCACTCATCGGAATATTCTTTGGCAGTGATACTGGCAACACTGAAAACATCGCCAAAACGATTCAACAGCAGTTAGGCACCAACGTTGCTGATGTTCATGACATCGCCAAAAGCAGCAAAGAAGACCTCGAAGGTTTCGATATTCTGCTGCTGGGTATTCCAACCTGGTATTACGGTGAAGCTCAGTGCGATTGGGATGACTTCTTCCCGTCGTTGGAAGAAGTGGATTTCACAGGAAAATTGGTTGCCCTGTTTGGCTGCGGCGATCAAGAAGACTATGCAGAATACTTCTGTGATGCCATGGGCACCATCCGTGACATTATTGAGCCTCGCGGCGCGACGATTGTCGGCCACTGGCCAACTGAGGGCTATTACTTTGAAGCCTCTAAAGGACTCGCCGACGACAATCACTTCATCGGCCTGGCTATCGATGAAGACCGTCAGCCTGAACTGACCAGCGAACGCGTAACAACATGGGTGAAACAGATCAGCGATGAGCTGAACCTGAAAGAACTGGTTGGCTAA
- the fur gene encoding ferric iron uptake transcriptional regulator has product MTDNNTALKKAGLKVTLPRLKILEVLQDPVCHHVSAEDLYKKLIDMGEEIGLATVYRVLNQFDDAGIVTRHNFEGGKSVFELTQQHHHDHLICLDCGKVIEFRDEYIEARQREIAERHGIKLSNHSLYLYGHCSEGDCREDETLHDDSTR; this is encoded by the coding sequence ATGACTGACAACAATACCGCATTAAAGAAGGCCGGCCTGAAAGTCACTCTTCCAAGACTGAAAATACTGGAAGTGTTACAGGACCCTGTCTGCCATCACGTCAGTGCGGAAGATTTATATAAGAAACTGATTGATATGGGCGAAGAGATTGGTCTTGCTACCGTCTATCGCGTACTCAACCAGTTTGATGATGCGGGTATCGTAACCCGTCATAACTTCGAAGGTGGCAAATCCGTCTTTGAATTGACGCAGCAGCATCATCACGATCACTTAATTTGCCTCGACTGTGGCAAAGTCATTGAATTCCGCGATGAATATATCGAAGCACGTCAGCGCGAGATCGCAGAAAGACACGGCATCAAACTGTCCAACCACAGTCTGTATCTCTATGGGCATTGCAGTGAAGGGGATTGCCGAGAGGATGAAACCCTGCACGATGATTCCACACGATAA
- the glnS gene encoding glutamine--tRNA ligase produces MSEAEARPTNFIRQIIDEDLASGKHDHIQTRFPPEPNGYLHIGHAKSICLNFGIARDYQGQCNLRFDDTNPVKEDIEYVESIKRDVEWLGFSWSGDVRYSSDYFDQLHAYAVELIGKGLAYVDELTPEQIREYRGTLTAPGKNSPYRDRTVQENLALFEKMRNGGFAEGTACLRAKIDMASSFIVMRDPVLYRIKFADHHQTGNKWCIYPMYDFTHCISDALEGITHSLCTLEFQDNRRLYDWVLDNITIPCHPRQYEFSRLNLEYAIMSKRKLNQLVVENVVEGWDDPRMPTISGLRRRGYSASSIREFCVRIGVTKQDNNVEMAALESCIRDDLNENAPRAMAVLDPVKVVIENLPAEHEEFVAMPNHPNKPEMGSRQVAFSREVYIDRADFREEANKQYKRLVLGKEVRLRNAYVIKAERIEKDEQGTITTIYCSYDAETLSKDPADGRKVKGVIHWVSAAHAVPAEFRLYDRLFSVANPGAADDFLSTINPDSLKITQGFVEASLAQAEVEKAYQFEREGYFCADRVYSSAEHLVFNRTVGLRDTWVG; encoded by the coding sequence ATGAGTGAGGCTGAAGCCCGCCCAACCAACTTTATCCGTCAGATTATCGATGAAGATCTGGCGTCCGGTAAGCATGACCATATTCAGACGCGTTTCCCGCCAGAGCCGAACGGCTATCTGCATATTGGGCATGCAAAATCTATTTGCCTGAATTTTGGTATCGCGCGTGACTATCAGGGGCAATGCAACCTGCGTTTTGACGACACCAACCCGGTAAAAGAAGATATCGAATACGTTGAGTCGATCAAACGTGACGTCGAGTGGCTGGGCTTTTCATGGAGCGGCGACGTTCGCTATTCTTCTGATTATTTCGATCAACTGCACGCTTATGCGGTTGAGCTGATCGGTAAAGGGCTGGCTTACGTTGATGAACTGACGCCCGAGCAGATCCGTGAATACCGCGGTACGCTGACGGCGCCGGGCAAAAATAGCCCTTACCGCGATCGTACCGTGCAGGAAAACCTGGCGCTGTTTGAAAAAATGCGCAACGGCGGGTTTGCGGAAGGTACAGCCTGTCTGCGTGCAAAAATCGATATGGCATCGTCCTTTATCGTGATGCGTGATCCGGTGTTGTATCGTATTAAATTTGCCGATCATCACCAGACGGGCAACAAGTGGTGCATCTATCCGATGTATGACTTCACCCACTGCATTTCCGATGCGTTGGAAGGGATCACGCATTCGCTGTGTACGCTGGAATTCCAGGACAACCGCCGTCTGTATGACTGGGTGCTGGATAACATCACCATTCCTTGTCACCCGCGTCAGTACGAGTTCTCCCGCCTTAATCTCGAATACGCGATTATGTCCAAGCGTAAGCTGAATCAGCTGGTTGTGGAAAACGTCGTTGAAGGATGGGACGATCCACGTATGCCGACCATCTCTGGTCTGCGCCGTCGTGGTTACAGCGCGTCATCTATCCGTGAGTTCTGCGTACGCATTGGCGTAACGAAGCAGGATAACAACGTGGAAATGGCTGCGCTTGAGTCCTGTATCCGTGACGATCTGAATGAGAATGCTCCGCGTGCAATGGCAGTGTTGGATCCGGTCAAAGTCGTGATCGAGAATTTGCCCGCCGAGCATGAAGAGTTTGTCGCGATGCCAAACCATCCGAACAAGCCGGAAATGGGCTCACGTCAGGTCGCATTTAGCCGCGAAGTTTACATCGATCGCGCTGACTTCCGTGAAGAAGCCAACAAACAATACAAGCGTCTGGTGCTGGGTAAAGAAGTGCGTCTGCGTAATGCCTATGTGATCAAAGCAGAGCGCATTGAGAAAGACGAGCAGGGCACCATCACCACGATTTACTGTAGCTATGATGCGGAAACGCTGAGCAAAGATCCGGCTGATGGCCGTAAAGTGAAAGGCGTTATTCACTGGGTTTCTGCGGCACACGCGGTACCAGCAGAATTCCGCTTGTACGATCGCCTGTTCAGTGTGGCCAATCCGGGGGCGGCGGACGACTTCCTGTCGACGATTAATCCAGACTCACTGAAAATTACGCAAGGTTTTGTGGAAGCGAGTCTGGCGCAGGCGGAAGTAGAGAAAGCGTATCAGTTTGAGCGTGAAGGCTATTTCTGTGCTGACCGTGTTTACTCCAGTGCAGAACATCTGGTGTTTAACCGTACGGTTGGACTACGAGATACTTGGGTAGGTTAA
- a CDS encoding PTS transporter subunit EIIBC produces the protein MSTLSYLQKVGRALMVPVATLPAAAILMGIGYWIDPVGWGSENALAALLIKSGEAIIGHMAVLFAVGVAYGMSKDKDGAAALTGFVGYLVLTTLCSPAVVAMIQRIPVEQVPAAFGKIENQFIGILVGVMSAELYNRFSQVELPKALSFFSGRRLVPILVSFLMILIAFILMYVWPVIYNALVSFGEYIQQLGSVGAGVYAFFNRLLIPVGLHHALNSVFWFDVAGINDIPNFLAGQQSIDSGKAVVGITGRYQAGFFPIMMFGLPGAALAIYHCARPENKSKVAGIMLAAAFASFFTGITEPLEFSFMFVAPVLYFLHALLTGFSVFIAASMHWIAGFGFSAGLVDMVLSSRNPLATQWYMLLAQGLVFFVIYYVVFRFTITRFNLLTPGRELAVSGSEADGYDVSTASAGEKSSDAAVLARGYLQALGGKANLTGIDACITRLRLNVADSSLVDDVQAKRLGAAGVIRLNKQSVQIVVGTQAESIATALKAEYDKI, from the coding sequence GTGAGTACTCTGAGCTATTTACAAAAAGTCGGTCGGGCATTGATGGTGCCTGTCGCGACGCTGCCTGCTGCCGCTATCCTCATGGGGATAGGTTACTGGATTGATCCGGTTGGTTGGGGAAGCGAGAATGCGTTGGCGGCACTCCTCATCAAATCGGGTGAGGCGATTATCGGGCACATGGCCGTGCTGTTTGCCGTTGGTGTCGCGTACGGTATGTCTAAAGATAAAGATGGTGCGGCGGCATTAACCGGTTTTGTCGGTTATCTGGTGCTGACCACGCTGTGTTCGCCGGCCGTTGTTGCCATGATCCAACGGATCCCTGTTGAACAGGTACCTGCTGCGTTTGGCAAGATTGAAAACCAATTTATCGGGATTCTGGTCGGTGTCATGTCCGCCGAACTGTATAACCGCTTTAGTCAGGTTGAGTTGCCCAAGGCGCTGTCTTTCTTCAGCGGACGCCGCCTGGTGCCGATTCTGGTTTCTTTCCTGATGATTCTGATCGCGTTCATTTTAATGTACGTCTGGCCGGTGATTTACAATGCGCTGGTATCGTTCGGCGAATACATTCAGCAGTTGGGTTCGGTTGGCGCCGGGGTTTATGCCTTCTTTAACCGCTTGCTGATTCCTGTTGGATTGCACCATGCGCTGAATTCTGTGTTCTGGTTTGATGTCGCGGGTATCAACGATATTCCTAACTTCCTTGCTGGCCAACAGTCTATCGACTCTGGCAAAGCTGTCGTGGGGATCACCGGACGTTATCAAGCGGGCTTCTTCCCGATTATGATGTTCGGCCTGCCGGGAGCGGCGCTGGCGATTTATCACTGTGCGCGCCCTGAAAACAAAAGCAAAGTGGCCGGGATTATGCTGGCGGCGGCATTTGCCTCCTTCTTTACCGGGATCACCGAGCCGCTGGAATTCTCCTTCATGTTTGTCGCGCCAGTGCTGTATTTCCTGCATGCGCTGCTGACCGGTTTTTCCGTCTTTATCGCGGCCAGCATGCATTGGATCGCCGGTTTTGGTTTCAGTGCGGGTCTTGTCGATATGGTGCTGTCCTCACGTAACCCGTTGGCTACCCAGTGGTACATGCTGCTTGCTCAGGGACTGGTATTCTTCGTCATTTACTATGTGGTGTTCCGTTTTACCATCACTCGCTTCAATCTGTTAACGCCGGGGCGTGAACTGGCTGTGAGCGGTAGTGAAGCCGATGGCTATGACGTGAGTACGGCATCTGCGGGCGAGAAATCAAGCGATGCAGCGGTGTTGGCGCGGGGCTATTTGCAAGCGCTGGGTGGAAAAGCCAATCTGACGGGCATTGATGCCTGTATCACACGTCTGCGTTTGAACGTGGCTGATTCCTCTCTGGTTGATGATGTTCAGGCAAAACGTCTTGGTGCGGCGGGCGTTATTCGTCTGAATAAGCAGAGCGTACAGATTGTTGTGGGTACGCAGGCTGAATCGATAGCGACCGCGCTGAAAGCCGAGTATGACAAGATATAG
- the nagB gene encoding glucosamine-6-phosphate deaminase — protein MRLIPLTTAADVGKWAARHIVEKINAFKPSAERPFILGLPTGSSPLEAYKSLVTMHKAGLVSFKHVITFNMDEYVGLPTDHPESYHTFMHQNFFNHVDIPRENINLLNGNAEDTTAECRRYEEKIKSYGKIHLFMGGVGNDGHIAFNEPASSLASRTRIKTLTEETRIANSRFFGGDVSLVPKFALTVGVGTLLDAEEVMILVTGRNKAQALQAAVEGNVNHMWTISCLQLHAKAIMVCDEPSTMELKVKTVKYFRELETESMKNL, from the coding sequence ATGAGACTCATTCCTTTAACCACCGCCGCCGACGTCGGAAAATGGGCCGCCCGCCACATCGTTGAGAAAATTAACGCTTTCAAGCCCAGTGCAGAGCGCCCTTTTATTCTGGGGTTGCCGACAGGCAGTTCGCCGCTGGAGGCCTACAAATCGCTGGTCACCATGCACAAAGCGGGGCTGGTGAGCTTCAAACACGTCATCACCTTCAATATGGATGAATATGTCGGCCTGCCGACCGACCACCCAGAAAGCTATCATACCTTCATGCATCAGAATTTTTTCAATCACGTTGATATTCCGCGTGAAAACATTAACCTGTTGAACGGCAACGCAGAAGACACCACAGCAGAATGTCGCCGCTATGAAGAGAAAATAAAGTCCTACGGGAAAATTCATCTTTTCATGGGCGGCGTGGGTAATGACGGACATATCGCCTTCAATGAACCCGCCTCCTCTCTGGCCTCCCGCACACGCATCAAAACGTTGACAGAAGAAACCCGTATCGCCAATTCCCGTTTCTTCGGCGGGGACGTCAGTCTGGTGCCTAAATTTGCCCTGACCGTGGGTGTCGGTACGCTGCTGGATGCCGAAGAAGTGATGATTCTGGTGACCGGTCGTAACAAGGCGCAGGCACTACAGGCTGCGGTAGAAGGCAATGTTAACCATATGTGGACCATCAGTTGCCTGCAACTTCATGCCAAAGCCATCATGGTTTGTGACGAGCCTTCAACAATGGAGCTGAAGGTAAAAACCGTTAAATACTTCCGTGAATTAGAAACGGAAAGTATGAAAAATCTCTAA
- the nagA gene encoding N-acetylglucosamine-6-phosphate deacetylase has product MYALTHSRIFTGHQILDNHAVVIADGLIERICPLAELPAGIEQHDLGGAFLSSGFIDLQLNGCGGVQFNDSLDTISVKTLEIMQQANERSGCTSFLPTLITSSDAFMKHSISVMRDWLAQNQHQALGLHLEGPWLNVLKKGTHDPAFIRKPTQELVDFLCANADAITKITLAPEEVEPSVIRQLTAAGIIVSAGHSNATWEQAKQGFSAGIRFATHLFNAMPYLTGREPGLVGAIYDAPEVYCGIIADGRHVDWANIRNSKRIKGDKLVLVTDATAPAGADIDQFIFAGKTIYYRDGICVDEHGTLSGSALTMIEAVRNSVEHAGIALDEAIRMATLYPARAIGVDKQLGSIESGKVANLTVFDRDYHILKTFVNGNPVWG; this is encoded by the coding sequence ATGTACGCGTTAACCCATAGCCGGATTTTCACCGGCCATCAGATTCTGGATAATCACGCCGTCGTGATTGCCGATGGGCTGATCGAACGAATCTGCCCACTTGCCGAACTTCCTGCCGGCATTGAACAACACGACCTGGGCGGTGCATTCCTCTCCTCGGGGTTTATCGATCTCCAGTTGAACGGCTGCGGTGGCGTGCAGTTCAACGACTCGCTGGACACGATCTCCGTCAAAACATTGGAGATCATGCAGCAGGCAAATGAGCGTTCAGGCTGTACCAGTTTTTTACCTACGCTGATTACCTCCAGCGATGCCTTTATGAAGCACAGCATCAGCGTGATGAGAGACTGGCTGGCGCAGAATCAGCATCAGGCGCTTGGGTTACATCTCGAAGGTCCGTGGCTGAATGTGCTAAAGAAAGGCACGCATGACCCTGCTTTTATCCGCAAACCAACGCAAGAGTTGGTCGACTTTCTGTGCGCCAACGCGGATGCCATTACGAAAATCACGTTGGCACCGGAAGAAGTCGAACCGTCGGTTATCCGTCAGCTAACGGCCGCGGGCATTATCGTCTCTGCTGGGCATTCCAACGCCACCTGGGAACAGGCTAAGCAGGGTTTTTCCGCCGGTATTCGTTTCGCCACCCACCTGTTCAACGCCATGCCGTATCTGACTGGCCGAGAACCTGGATTGGTCGGCGCGATTTACGACGCTCCGGAAGTCTATTGCGGTATTATCGCGGATGGACGACACGTTGACTGGGCCAATATTCGCAACAGTAAACGCATCAAGGGCGATAAACTGGTGTTGGTGACCGACGCCACAGCACCGGCCGGTGCGGATATTGACCAGTTCATTTTTGCTGGTAAAACCATATACTACCGTGATGGTATTTGTGTCGATGAACACGGCACTCTGAGTGGTTCGGCACTGACCATGATCGAAGCCGTGCGTAATAGCGTCGAACATGCGGGTATCGCGCTGGATGAAGCAATTCGGATGGCAACGCTCTATCCCGCTCGCGCCATCGGAGTGGATAAGCAGTTAGGCAGTATTGAAAGCGGTAAAGTGGCCAACCTGACCGTCTTTGACCGTGACTATCACATTCTCAAGACGTTTGTTAACGGTAATCCTGTTTGGGGATAA
- a CDS encoding ROK family protein, translating to MTTGGQAQIGNVDLVKQLNSAVVYRLIDQQGPISRIQIAEQSQLAPASVTKITRQLLERGLIKEVDQQASTGGRRAISIITENRPFHTIAVRLGRYDATIALYDLQGKTLEEAHYELQEKTQASLEAALFQAIGGFIASHQRRIRELIAISVVLPGLVDPVAGIVRYMPHISVDNWQLVENLQRQFNVTSFVGHDIRSLALAEHYFGATHDSLDSILVRVHRGTGAGILVNGQIFLGSNGNVGEIGHIQIDPLGDRCHCGNFGCLETVVANAAIEQRVRHLLGQGYPSKLSTDNCTISTICKAANRGDALAREVIEQAGLNLGKALSIAINLFNPQKVVIAGEITEAEKTLLPAIQRCINTQVLKEFRHNLPIEVSSLNHLSAISAFALVKRAMLNGVLLQQLLENA from the coding sequence ATGACCACAGGCGGACAAGCGCAGATAGGGAATGTCGATCTGGTTAAACAATTAAACAGTGCGGTGGTTTATCGCCTGATTGACCAGCAGGGTCCGATCTCACGAATTCAGATAGCAGAACAGAGCCAGCTTGCCCCCGCCAGCGTCACCAAAATCACCCGCCAGCTTCTGGAACGTGGGCTCATCAAAGAAGTCGATCAGCAGGCCTCCACCGGTGGCAGACGCGCCATTTCGATTATTACCGAAAACCGCCCTTTCCATACCATAGCCGTACGCCTTGGCCGTTACGATGCCACTATTGCGCTGTATGATTTGCAAGGAAAAACGCTGGAAGAAGCGCACTACGAACTGCAAGAAAAAACGCAGGCGTCGCTGGAAGCCGCACTCTTTCAGGCCATCGGCGGCTTTATTGCCAGCCATCAACGCCGCATTCGCGAGCTCATTGCGATCTCCGTTGTGCTGCCGGGGCTGGTTGATCCCGTTGCGGGCATCGTCCGCTATATGCCGCACATCAGCGTGGATAACTGGCAACTGGTCGAAAACCTGCAACGCCAATTCAATGTTACCAGCTTTGTCGGTCACGATATCCGCAGCCTGGCGCTGGCAGAACACTATTTCGGTGCCACCCACGATTCACTGGACTCTATTCTGGTACGCGTCCATCGCGGCACAGGCGCGGGTATTCTCGTCAACGGGCAAATTTTTCTTGGCAGCAACGGCAACGTGGGCGAGATCGGCCATATTCAGATCGATCCGCTCGGCGATCGCTGCCACTGCGGCAATTTCGGCTGTCTGGAAACCGTCGTCGCCAACGCAGCCATTGAACAGCGCGTACGACACCTGCTGGGTCAGGGCTACCCCAGCAAGCTTTCTACCGATAACTGTACGATTTCTACGATTTGCAAAGCGGCAAATCGAGGTGATGCCCTCGCCCGTGAAGTTATCGAACAGGCTGGGCTCAATCTCGGCAAAGCACTGTCCATCGCGATCAATCTGTTCAATCCTCAGAAAGTCGTGATTGCCGGTGAAATTACCGAAGCAGAAAAGACGCTGCTTCCTGCAATTCAGCGCTGTATCAACACGCAAGTGCTGAAAGAATTTCGTCATAATCTGCCGATTGAGGTCTCTAGCCTCAACCATCTTTCTGCTATCAGCGCGTTCGCGTTGGTCAAACGGGCGATGCTAAACGGTGTGTTGCTACAGCAATTGCTCGAAAACGCCTGA
- the asnB gene encoding asparagine synthase B has protein sequence MCSIFGVLDLKSDPVELRKKALELSRLMRHRGPDWSGVYASDKAILAHERLSIVDVNTGAQPLYNAERTHILAVNGEIYNHQALRQQYGDRYAFQTGSDCEVILALYQEKGAAFLDELRGMFAFALYDSEKDAYLIGRDHLGIIPLYMGYDEHGNLYVASEMKALVPVCRTIKEFPAGSYLWSKDGEIREYYQRDWFDYDAVKDNETDKEALRDALEEAVKSHLMSDVPYGVLLSGGLDSSVISAITKKYAARRVEDDERSEAWWPQLHSFAVGLEGAPDLKAAQEVANHLGTVHHEIHFTVQEGLDAIRDVIYHIETYDVTTIRASTPMYLMSRKIKAMGIKMVLSGEGSDEVFGGYLYFHKAPNAKELHEETVRKLLALHQYDCARANKAMSAWGVEARVPFLDKNFLDVAMRINPRDKMCGNGKMEKHILRECFESYLPHSVAWRQKEQFSDGVGYSWIDTLKEVAANQVTDQQLETARFRFPYNTPGSKEAYLYREIFEELFPVPSAAECVPGGPSVACSSAKAIEWDESFKKLDDPSGRAVGVHQSAYK, from the coding sequence ATGTGTTCTATTTTTGGTGTGCTTGATCTGAAAAGCGATCCTGTTGAACTGCGTAAGAAAGCGCTGGAATTATCCCGTTTGATGCGTCACCGCGGGCCAGACTGGTCTGGCGTTTATGCCAGCGACAAAGCGATTCTGGCTCACGAACGTCTGTCTATCGTTGACGTCAACACGGGCGCACAGCCGCTTTACAACGCCGAGCGCACCCACATTCTGGCCGTTAACGGTGAAATTTATAACCATCAGGCATTGCGTCAGCAATACGGTGACCGTTACGCGTTCCAGACTGGCTCTGACTGCGAAGTGATTCTGGCGCTGTATCAGGAAAAAGGCGCTGCATTCCTGGATGAACTGCGCGGCATGTTCGCCTTTGCCCTGTATGACAGCGAAAAAGACGCCTACCTCATTGGCCGTGACCACCTCGGCATCATCCCGTTGTATATGGGTTACGATGAGCACGGCAACCTCTACGTCGCTTCTGAAATGAAAGCGCTGGTGCCGGTTTGCCGCACCATCAAAGAATTCCCTGCTGGCAGCTACCTGTGGAGCAAAGACGGCGAAATTCGCGAATATTACCAGCGTGACTGGTTTGATTACGACGCAGTAAAAGACAACGAAACGGATAAAGAAGCGCTGCGCGATGCGCTGGAAGAAGCGGTGAAAAGCCACCTGATGTCTGACGTGCCCTACGGCGTGTTGCTTTCTGGTGGTCTGGATTCCTCCGTTATCTCCGCGATCACCAAAAAATATGCGGCACGTCGCGTAGAAGATGACGAGCGTAGTGAAGCCTGGTGGCCTCAGTTGCACTCTTTCGCTGTCGGTTTGGAAGGTGCGCCAGATTTGAAAGCGGCGCAGGAAGTCGCTAACCACTTAGGCACCGTGCACCACGAAATTCACTTCACCGTGCAGGAAGGGCTGGATGCGATTCGTGACGTGATTTATCACATCGAAACCTATGACGTCACCACGATTCGTGCTTCAACGCCGATGTACCTGATGTCCCGCAAAATCAAAGCGATGGGCATCAAGATGGTGCTGTCTGGTGAAGGTTCTGACGAAGTGTTCGGCGGCTATCTCTATTTCCACAAAGCGCCAAACGCCAAAGAGCTGCATGAAGAAACCGTGCGTAAACTGCTGGCACTGCACCAATACGACTGCGCCCGCGCCAACAAAGCGATGTCAGCCTGGGGCGTGGAAGCGCGCGTACCGTTCCTGGACAAAAACTTCCTCGATGTCGCGATGCGCATCAACCCACGCGACAAAATGTGTGGCAACGGCAAGATGGAAAAACACATCCTGCGCGAGTGCTTTGAATCCTACCTGCCGCACAGCGTTGCATGGCGTCAGAAAGAACAGTTCTCTGACGGCGTGGGCTACAGCTGGATCGACACACTGAAAGAAGTGGCGGCTAACCAAGTTACCGATCAACAGTTAGAAACAGCACGCTTCCGCTTCCCGTACAATACGCCGGGCTCCAAAGAAGCCTACCTGTACCGTGAAATCTTCGAAGAGCTGTTCCCAGTTCCAAGCGCGGCAGAATGCGTACCAGGTGGCCCATCCGTCGCCTGTTCGTCTGCGAAAGCGATTGAGTGGGATGAATCCTTCAAGAAACTGGATGATCCATCAGGCCGCGCGGTTGGCGTACACCAGTCCGCCTACAAATAA
- the ubiF gene encoding 2-octaprenyl-3-methyl-6-methoxy-1,4-benzoquinol hydroxylase, whose amino-acid sequence MHYDAIVVGGGMVGAAAALGLAQQGFQVAVVEQEMPTLFDAASPPDLRISAIGYASVALLKELGAWQRVQQMRSAPYRRLETWEWANARVVFDAADIHLPELGFMVENRVLQLALWESLQEEDRCQCYCPATPQNLQRTDDGWCLQLADGQQLTAALVMGADGANSQVRQWAGIGISGWQYRQSCMLIGVETSQPQQDVTWQQFTPSGPRAFLPLFDQWGSLVWYDSPQRIRQLQAMPLTQLDKEIAAAFPERLGAVKALSAGSFPLVRRHAQTYIKPGLVLLGDAAHTINPLAGQGVNLGYRDVEALLDVLINARNAGEEWASERVLRRYQCRRMPDNLMMQSGMDLFYNAFSNALPPLSFARNMALMVAQRAGVLKQRALKYAIGV is encoded by the coding sequence ATGCATTACGATGCGATTGTGGTTGGCGGTGGCATGGTCGGTGCGGCCGCGGCGCTTGGGCTGGCACAGCAAGGATTTCAGGTTGCAGTCGTTGAGCAGGAAATGCCGACGCTGTTTGATGCCGCCAGTCCGCCAGATTTACGGATCTCGGCGATTGGTTATGCGTCGGTTGCGCTATTGAAAGAACTGGGCGCATGGCAGCGGGTACAGCAGATGCGCAGCGCGCCTTACCGTCGGCTGGAAACCTGGGAATGGGCGAATGCCAGAGTCGTTTTTGATGCTGCCGACATTCACCTGCCTGAACTGGGTTTTATGGTGGAAAACCGCGTGCTGCAACTGGCGCTTTGGGAAAGTTTGCAAGAAGAGGATCGCTGCCAATGCTATTGCCCAGCTACGCCGCAGAACTTGCAACGCACCGATGATGGTTGGTGTTTACAGCTTGCTGATGGGCAACAGCTGACGGCTGCGCTGGTGATGGGGGCCGATGGCGCGAATTCTCAGGTTCGCCAGTGGGCGGGGATTGGCATCAGCGGCTGGCAGTATCGTCAGTCTTGTATGTTGATCGGCGTAGAGACCTCTCAACCCCAGCAGGATGTGACCTGGCAGCAGTTTACGCCGAGCGGCCCGCGTGCGTTTTTGCCGCTGTTTGACCAGTGGGGATCGCTGGTGTGGTATGACAGTCCGCAGCGCATTCGTCAGCTTCAGGCGATGCCGCTTACACAGCTGGATAAAGAAATTGCGGCCGCGTTTCCTGAGCGATTGGGCGCGGTCAAGGCGCTCTCCGCCGGATCATTCCCGCTGGTCAGACGCCATGCGCAAACCTATATCAAGCCAGGCTTGGTGCTGCTGGGCGATGCCGCGCATACCATCAATCCGCTGGCAGGGCAGGGGGTTAATCTGGGGTATCGCGACGTTGAGGCGCTGCTGGATGTGCTAATTAACGCACGCAATGCGGGAGAAGAATGGGCTTCTGAGCGTGTTTTACGCCGCTATCAGTGCCGCCGTATGCCGGATAATCTGATGATGCAAAGCGGGATGGATCTCTTCTATAACGCGTTCAGTAATGCGTTACCGCCGCTGAGCTTTGCACGCAATATGGCGCTGATGGTTGCACAGCGCGCTGGCGTGTTAAAACAGCGCGCATTGAAATATGCCATTGGCGTCTGA